The Longimicrobium sp. genome segment CGGGGAGGCCGCGGAGCGCCTCGCCCGGGAGCTCCAGCGCGCGCTTGGGGAGGCGCCGCTCGCGCACGCCGGGGATCCAGCGCTCCGCCACACGCCGCGCCGCGGGGGTGTCCGAGAGCCCCGCGCGCACCTCCAGGAGCGCCAGGAGCCGCTCGTCGCTCTGCCCCACCAGCTCGTCGGGGCGTACCACGCCGCCATCGACGGCGTCCTGCACCAGCCGCTTGTACAGCGCCGTGGCCGCGCGCACGGCGTGGTGCCAGTACACGTTGCGGAACATCTGGTACTTGGCGAAGAGGAGCGACTCCAGCGCGGAGAGCCCCTTCTCGTGGATTCCCATCTGCAGCGTCCCCGTCTCCGGGTCGCGCAGCAGGGTGAGAGCGTGGAGGAGGCGGTCGACGTCCACCTCGCCGTACGGCACGCCGGTGAAGCGCGCGTCGCGGCGCAGGTACTCCAGCTTGTCCAGGTCCAGCGAGCCGCTGACGAGCCCTTGCAGCGGCGACGGCGACCGGTCGCGGACCAGCGCCTCGATGCGGGCGGGCGCGTCCGGGGCCAGCGCCTCCAGCGCCTCGCGGATGCGCGGGGCCGCCAGGAAGCGCGCGGTCAGCGCCTCGTGGTGGCCGGGGACGCGCCCCTCGTCCAGCTCCTCCAGCGCGTGCGAAAAGGGGTAGTGGCCGATGTCGTGGAGGAGCCCGGCGAAGGGGACCAGGGTGCAGTCGACCGGGTCCACCTCGCGCAGCTCGCCGCGCTCGCCCAGGATGGCCAGCGCCCAGCGCGACAGGTGGTACACGCCCAGCGCGTGGTCGAAGCGGGTGTGGTTGGCGCCAGGATAGACGAGGTACGCCAGGCCGAGCTGGCGGATGTAGCGAAGACGCTGGAACTCCGGCGCGTCGATGATCCGCAGCGCCGTGGGGTCCACGCGGATGGTGTTCCACAGCGGGTCGCGGACGACCTCGAACTCGTGGGGCGAATGCACGTTGTGTGGCATGGGGTGCGAGTGTACCCCGCCAGCCGCCGCGGTGTCAAGCAGCCGTGCCCGCGCCGTGGCCCGACACTTGAAAAAGGAGGCCCTCAGCTTTCATCCACTCACACGGACAGACCGGGGCCGAATGCCGTACCGACGCTTCGTGGACTCGCAGGGGAAGCGCTGGAGGGTGTGGGACGTCGTTCCCGCGCCGGTGGACCGCCGCGTGGCCGTCCGGCGGCTGCGCGAGATCAGGATCTTCCACAACGACCGGCGGATGATCCCCACGCGGCGGCACGACCTCAACCGCGCCCGGCTCTACTTTCCGCCCTCGGAAACGGGCTGGCTCTGCTTCGAATCGGACGAGGCGAAGCGCCGCCTGCGCCCCATCCCCGCCGGCTGGGCCCACGACAGCGACATCTCGCTCGAGGAGCTCTGCGTGCGCGCGGAGCCGGATACGGGGGGATGAACGCCGAAGCCCGGGCAAACCGCCTTGGGGCAAACCGCACCGGGGGATAAACCGCACCGGGGGATAAATCCCCCGGCTGGAACCACGCGAAGCCCACTGAAGTGGGCTCGTAGGCCGCGGCCAGTCCGCGAAGGCGGACTTTGCGCGTTTCCAGCCGCGAATTCATTCGCCCGGCCACCGCGGCCACCGCGGCCACCGCGGCCACCGCGGCCACCCGACCACCACCGACACCCCGGCCACCACCGACACCCGCCACCCCCCGCCCCCCCCGCGCCCCCCCCCCGCCACCCCCGCCACCCGGCCACCCCTCACCCATCCCGCCGGTTGAAGTCGTCCGTAACCTGGCGAAGGATGCGCTCCACCTGGTCGGGGGCGGTGGGGAAGAATACGGTATCGGAGAGGGAGTTGAGGGCGGAGCGCACGTCGCGGAAGCGATCCGCCACGCCCAGGAATACGTCGCCCACGCCGTGGCGGAGAGCGAGGTCGCTCGCGGCGGCGGCGCGGAAGCCGGCGGCGCCCATCGCGTCGTAGTAGGCGATCCCCGGCGCGCCGCGGCGCTGCACGCGGTGCGTGATGTACTCCGGAAAGACCCCCGCCAGCCAGAGCGCGAAGTTCCCCAGGTGCACGCGCAGCAGGAACTCGCGCTCGCCGTGCGCCTGCTCCAGCGCGGCCACGATGTCCGCCAGGTAGTAGAACGACTCTCCCCCGCCCTCCACCCGGTGCGCCTTCCCCGCCGTGCCGAACTCCAGCAGCAGCGCCGCCGTGTAGTCCGCCATCTGCCGGTCCACGATCTCGCGCTGGAGGAGGGCGTGGCGCGCGAGGATGTAGAAGAAGAGAGGCGCCGGCGCGGGGCTCAGCCGCCCGCGCTGCACCAGCGCGCGCAGCACCAGAGGATCGTCCATCAGCGCGTCCATCCCCTGGTCGCGGAGGCGCTCCTCGCCCCCCGGCCCCACCAGCGACAGCAGCAGCTCCGCCTCACGCCTTCCGAACGACGCCCTCACGTTGGGTTTGATCATGGCGGTCCTCCGTTGGGGTGGGTCTCCATGGTTCTACCGCGCGCCGCCCCCGCCGGGTTCCACGGGCGGGAGCAGGCGTCCTGCAAGCGCGAGGCTGCAACCGGAATGCCGCGCGGGCCGGGTCCCCGCCTTGCATCCGCGCCGCCAACGCTAGAAACGTACACCCTGGACACGGAGCGCCGATGGAGCTGGACCGCATCCCGCCGTCGTGGCGGCCCGCGCTGGCCGCCGAGGTGGAGCAGCCGTACTTCGCCGAGCTGCGCCGCTTCGTGGAAGAGGAGCGCCGCACGCAGACCGTCTTCCCATCCGAGGACGAGGTCTTTTCGCAGCTCGATCTCACGCCGTACGACCGGGTCAAGGTGCTCATCCTGGGCCAGGATCCGTACCACGGGCCGCGCCAGGCGCACGGGCTTGCCTTCTCCGTGCGCCCCGGCGTGCGTCCGCCGCCGTCGCTGGCCAACATCTTCAAGGAACTCCACGACGACCGCGGGTGTCCCATCCCAAAGCACGGCTACCTGGCGAGCTGGGCCGAGCAGGGCGTCCTCCTGCTGAACGCGGTGCTCACCGTACGGCGCCGCGAGCCCAACTCGCACAAGAACCGCGGATGGGAGCGCTTCACCGACGCCATCATCCGCGCGGTCAACGAGCGCGGCAACACCGTTGCTTTCGTGCTGTGGGGCGCGTACGCTGGAAAGAAGGAGGAGCTGATCGACACGTCCCGGCACGCCGTCATCCGCTCCGTGC includes the following:
- a CDS encoding HD domain-containing protein, which gives rise to MHSPHEFEVVRDPLWNTIRVDPTALRIIDAPEFQRLRYIRQLGLAYLVYPGANHTRFDHALGVYHLSRWALAILGERGELREVDPVDCTLVPFAGLLHDIGHYPFSHALEELDEGRVPGHHEALTARFLAAPRIREALEALAPDAPARIEALVRDRSPSPLQGLVSGSLDLDKLEYLRRDARFTGVPYGEVDVDRLLHALTLLRDPETGTLQMGIHEKGLSALESLLFAKYQMFRNVYWHHAVRAATALYKRLVQDAVDGGVVRPDELVGQSDERLLALLEVRAGLSDTPAARRVAERWIPGVRERRLPKRALELPGEALRGLPAEEWLYDDGALRHALELRLAEELEIADGGVFVDYPEKPRMLGLELLLLRRDGAVQRLEDEGRSGLIDLPRVADELYYTARAFRIFTTERRTVSEKSILPLLSLDAAALRERLARPEALL
- a CDS encoding uracil-DNA glycosylase, with protein sequence MELDRIPPSWRPALAAEVEQPYFAELRRFVEEERRTQTVFPSEDEVFSQLDLTPYDRVKVLILGQDPYHGPRQAHGLAFSVRPGVRPPPSLANIFKELHDDRGCPIPKHGYLASWAEQGVLLLNAVLTVRRREPNSHKNRGWERFTDAIIRAVNERGNTVAFVLWGAYAGKKEELIDTSRHAVIRSVHPSPYSADKGFFGSKPFSQVNEALERSGQEPVDWCLPETVEEG